One window of Opisthocomus hoazin isolate bOpiHoa1 chromosome 13, bOpiHoa1.hap1, whole genome shotgun sequence genomic DNA carries:
- the GLTP gene encoding glycolipid transfer protein produces the protein MALLLEHEFKPLPADKQIETLPFLEAVAHLPPFFDCLGAPIVYAPVKADLAGNIKKIRAVYDSDPAKFKTLQNILEAEKELHGSAWPKAGATLALMWLKRGLKFMLVLLQSISDGERDEEHPNLIRVNALKAYEIALKKYHGWVLQKLFMGSVYALPYKSDLLKALEKGKEVREEESVEKIHQFLSRVGPILDAIYEMYTRMNAELSYKA, from the exons ATGGCGTTGCTGCTGGAGCACGAGTTCAAGCCGCTGCCGGCCGACAAACAGATCGAGACGCTGCCCTTCCTGGAGGCCGTGGCGCACCTGCCGCCATTCTTCG ACTGCCTGGGCGCTCCCATCGTCTACGCGCCCGTCAAAGCCGACCTGGCTGGAAACATCAAG aaaatCCGGGCGGTTTACGACTCCGACCCCGCCAAGTTCAAGACGCTGCAGAACATTCTGGAAGCGGAGAAGGAGCTGCACGGCTCCGCCTGGCCCAAGGCCGGCGCGACGCTGGCCTTGATGTGGTTGAAAAG GGGCCTGAAGTTCATGCTGGTGTTGCTGCAGAGCATCTCCGACGGCGAGCGGGACGAGGAGCATCCCAACCTCATCCGAGTGAACGCCCTGAAGGCTTACGAGATCGCCCTGAAGAAATACCACGGCTGGGTGCTGCAGAAGCTCTTCATG GGCTCGGTCTACGCCCTCCCGTACAAATCGGATTTGCTGAAGGCGTTGGAGAAGGGTAAAGAAGTCAGAGAGGAGGAGAGCGTCGAGAAGATTCACCAGTTCCTCTCGAGGGTCGGCCCCATCCTGGACGCCATTTACGAGATGTACACCAGGATGAACGCCGAGCTGAGCTACAAAGCCTGA
- the TCHP gene encoding trichoplein keratin filament-binding protein isoform X2 produces the protein MAPRRALERWAAERRRRELEARNRERWERASRSFARAAVCCARQARWSDPRALPPGPTAEEEAAAARLEQRRGRLRRLLAEEREALAAELRGGREERQRKVESEPQRRHVVEAWGDQLTQKTKQEAAELEEKKHCESEYEIARREALERVRQEEEQRRLEEQKQAEMLLRQIEELKLQEMEATKLKKEQENLLKQQWELENLEEERKEMEEQRKKKELGRFLRHQCNAQLRRRAQQIQEELETDRQILSALLEKEDEDQRRQSARRERAAADAAWMKHVIEEQLQLEKEREAELQVLFREEAKKLWEKREEEWEREKKARDRLMNEVLAGRQHQIQEKMERNRRAQEESIKYREQLIKKLEEAKELTRREKEQEGELRTARRQELEAQLAERLERAEQRCQTEEEEERAGRQRREELVRQEAERGYCSRRYSYPKPAWT, from the exons AtggcgccgcgccgggccctggAGCGCTGGGCCGCggaacggcggcggcgggagctggaggcgcgGAACCGGGAGCGGTGGGAACGGGCCAGCCGCTCCTTCGCCCGGGCCGCCGTCTGCTGCGCCAGGCAGGCGCGGTGGAGCGatccccgcgccctcccgcccgg CCCCacggcggaggaggaggcggcggcggcgcggctggagcagcggcgggggcggctgcggAGGCTGCTGGCCGAGGAGCGGGAGGCGCTGGCGGCggagctgcggggcgggcgggaggagcggcagAGGAAG GTGGAGTCGGAGCCGCAGAGGAGGCACGTGGTGGAGGCTTGGGGGGATCAGCTAACGCAGAAAACCAAG CAAGAAGCAGCTGAGCTTGAAGAGAAGAAGCACTGTGAAAGCGAGTATGAAATAGCGCGGAGGGAAGCGCTGGAAAGAGTGAGACAAGAGGAAGAGCAGCGTCGGCTGGAAGAGCAGAAGCAAGCAGAGATGTTGCTTCGACAAATAGAAGAGCTGAAATTGCAGGAGATGGAG gcaacgaagctgaaaaaagaacaagagaatTTATTAAAGCAGCAGTGGGAGCTGGAGAacttggaagaagagaggaaagaaatggaagaGCAGCGGAAGAAGAAAGAGCTCGG TCGCTTTCTGAGGCATCAGTGTAATGCCCAGCTCAGGAGACGAGCCCAGCAGATACAAGAGGAGCTG GAGACAGACAGGCAAATCTTATCAGCCCTCCTCGAGAAAGAAGACGAGGATCAGCGCCGCCAGTCCGCGCGACGAGAACGGGCTGCTGCAGACGCTGCCTGGATGAAGCACGTCATCGAGGAGCAGCTCCAGTtagaaaaggagagggaggcagagctgcaggttCTCTTTAG AGAAGAAGCTAAAAAACtgtgggagaagagggaagaagaatgggaaagggagaagaaggCCAGAGACCGCCTGATGAATGAG GTCCTCGCAGGCAGGCAGCACCAGATCCAGGAGAAGATGGAGCGGAACAGGCGGGCCCAAGAAGAGTCTATAAAGTATCGAGAGCAGCTGATTAAAAAACTTGAAGAGGCGAAAGAACTGACGAGGCgagagaaggagcaggagggggAGCTCAGGACAGCGCGGCGGCAGGAGCTGGAGGCGCAG CTGGCAGAACGCCTGGAGCGGGCAGAGCAGCGGTGCCagacagaggaggaagaggagagagcagGCCGGCAGCGGCGTGAGGAGCTGGTGCGGCAGGAGGCCGAGCGCGGCTATTGCAGCAGG CGCTACAGCTACCCAAAACCAGCGTGGACCTGA
- the TCHP gene encoding trichoplein keratin filament-binding protein isoform X1, protein METSQVLLKAVHTCRVRGASLSFAPLTCCSSRHSPGLGVAVVFPRMGTGRCPQLGHRGCLNEPTSAEADPAANPGPGAAPESLVDPRGEESPRHQRRLLSLQVESEPQRRHVVEAWGDQLTQKTKQEAAELEEKKHCESEYEIARREALERVRQEEEQRRLEEQKQAEMLLRQIEELKLQEMEATKLKKEQENLLKQQWELENLEEERKEMEEQRKKKELGRFLRHQCNAQLRRRAQQIQEELETDRQILSALLEKEDEDQRRQSARRERAAADAAWMKHVIEEQLQLEKEREAELQVLFREEAKKLWEKREEEWEREKKARDRLMNEVLAGRQHQIQEKMERNRRAQEESIKYREQLIKKLEEAKELTRREKEQEGELRTARRQELEAQLAERLERAEQRCQTEEEEERAGRQRREELVRQEAERGYCSRRYSYPKPAWT, encoded by the exons ATGGAAACGTCTCAGGTGCTTCTCAAAGCCGTCCATACCTGCCGTGTCCGGGGCGCTTCCCTGTCCTTTGCTCCGCTGACCTGCTGCTCCAGCCGCCACAGCCCGGGTCTCGGCGTCGCTGTCGTCTTTCCCAGAATGGGCACGGGACGTTGCCCCCAGCTTGGGCACCGAGGATGCCTGAACGAGCCCACCTCTGCAGAGGCAGATCCTGCTGCAAATCCAGGGCCAGGAGCAGCCCCGGAGAGCCTGGTAGATCCCAGGGGAGAGGAGAGCCCCCGGCACCAACGGCGTCTGTTGTCTCTGCAGGTGGAGTCGGAGCCGCAGAGGAGGCACGTGGTGGAGGCTTGGGGGGATCAGCTAACGCAGAAAACCAAG CAAGAAGCAGCTGAGCTTGAAGAGAAGAAGCACTGTGAAAGCGAGTATGAAATAGCGCGGAGGGAAGCGCTGGAAAGAGTGAGACAAGAGGAAGAGCAGCGTCGGCTGGAAGAGCAGAAGCAAGCAGAGATGTTGCTTCGACAAATAGAAGAGCTGAAATTGCAGGAGATGGAG gcaacgaagctgaaaaaagaacaagagaatTTATTAAAGCAGCAGTGGGAGCTGGAGAacttggaagaagagaggaaagaaatggaagaGCAGCGGAAGAAGAAAGAGCTCGG TCGCTTTCTGAGGCATCAGTGTAATGCCCAGCTCAGGAGACGAGCCCAGCAGATACAAGAGGAGCTG GAGACAGACAGGCAAATCTTATCAGCCCTCCTCGAGAAAGAAGACGAGGATCAGCGCCGCCAGTCCGCGCGACGAGAACGGGCTGCTGCAGACGCTGCCTGGATGAAGCACGTCATCGAGGAGCAGCTCCAGTtagaaaaggagagggaggcagagctgcaggttCTCTTTAG AGAAGAAGCTAAAAAACtgtgggagaagagggaagaagaatgggaaagggagaagaaggCCAGAGACCGCCTGATGAATGAG GTCCTCGCAGGCAGGCAGCACCAGATCCAGGAGAAGATGGAGCGGAACAGGCGGGCCCAAGAAGAGTCTATAAAGTATCGAGAGCAGCTGATTAAAAAACTTGAAGAGGCGAAAGAACTGACGAGGCgagagaaggagcaggagggggAGCTCAGGACAGCGCGGCGGCAGGAGCTGGAGGCGCAG CTGGCAGAACGCCTGGAGCGGGCAGAGCAGCGGTGCCagacagaggaggaagaggagagagcagGCCGGCAGCGGCGTGAGGAGCTGGTGCGGCAGGAGGCCGAGCGCGGCTATTGCAGCAGG CGCTACAGCTACCCAAAACCAGCGTGGACCTGA